Proteins found in one Pirellulales bacterium genomic segment:
- a CDS encoding VWA domain-containing protein — protein sequence MYDYLIGNPAYFHLLWIVLAAGALLIYAAFRGRRAMATFATSNLHGAVAPQWNPRRRWLKTALVIASLAAVALALLDVRWGKSWREVPQRGMDVVFLLDVSHSMLAQDAAPNRLERAKQYIGDMVDEMEGDRVGLVTFAGTASRKAPLTTNYREFRQTLDEVGPHSVTRGGSDLSEALHLAASSFLDRSGNHRAIVVLTDGEDQGHDPTNAAREVYQDQGIRVFTVAIGDSNQGARIPIRTARGSNAWLQYEGQDVWTKANPELLEKVAVEAGGAFVPAGTKQVNMGAVYHRYLTSVEEKSFADARVNAYIPRYQWFIGLALACAALEPFISERRKTLPRKEPVSR from the coding sequence ATGTACGACTATTTGATCGGCAACCCGGCCTACTTCCACCTGTTGTGGATCGTGCTGGCGGCCGGCGCGCTGTTGATCTACGCGGCGTTTCGCGGTCGCCGGGCGATGGCCACGTTCGCTACGAGCAATCTGCACGGGGCCGTCGCTCCGCAGTGGAATCCTCGTCGCCGCTGGCTCAAGACCGCTTTGGTCATCGCCTCGCTCGCCGCCGTGGCCCTGGCCCTGCTCGACGTGCGCTGGGGCAAGTCGTGGCGCGAAGTTCCCCAGCGCGGGATGGATGTCGTCTTCCTGCTCGATGTGTCGCACTCGATGCTGGCTCAAGATGCGGCCCCCAATCGGCTCGAACGGGCCAAGCAATACATCGGCGACATGGTCGACGAAATGGAGGGGGACCGGGTCGGCCTGGTCACCTTCGCGGGCACGGCCTCGCGCAAGGCTCCACTGACGACCAACTATCGCGAGTTCCGTCAGACGCTCGACGAAGTCGGACCGCACAGCGTGACGCGCGGCGGATCGGACTTGTCCGAGGCGCTGCATCTTGCCGCCAGCTCGTTCCTCGATCGCAGCGGCAATCACCGCGCGATCGTGGTCCTGACCGATGGCGAAGATCAGGGACACGATCCCACCAACGCGGCCAGAGAGGTCTACCAGGATCAAGGCATCCGCGTCTTTACCGTGGCCATCGGCGACTCGAACCAGGGGGCTCGCATTCCGATTCGCACCGCCCGCGGCAGCAACGCCTGGCTCCAGTACGAAGGACAGGATGTGTGGACCAAGGCCAATCCCGAGTTGCTCGAAAAAGTGGCGGTCGAGGCGGGGGGCGCCTTCGTGCCCGCCGGCACGAAGCAGGTGAACATGGGAGCGGTCTATCACCGCTACCTCACGTCGGTCGAAGAGAAATCGTTCGCCGACGCCCGCGTGAACGCCTACATCCCGCGCTACCAGTGGTTCATCGGACTGGCGTTGGCGTGTGCCGCGCTCGAGCCATTTATCAGCGAGCGGCGCAAGACCCTGCCGCGAAAGGAGCCGGTCTCCCGATGA
- a CDS encoding VWA domain-containing protein, with protein MTFHSPSIWFALLLLLVPLVAWRLFVKRPWSAVKFSSLDVARATGSTWRTRLAWLPAALRVAALVVLVVALARPQWGKTLTTTDAEGIAIQMVVDRSGSMRAHDFELDGQPVDRLTALKRVAADFISGGEGLTGRTNDLVGLITFARFADATCPLTLDHGYTVDALRTSQIVSDEREDGTAIGDALGLAVERLQGLEDSRRDGAAPVKSKVIVLLTDGENNAGDLDPLAAATVAKTLGVKIYTIGVGTRGEAPVPVEDPFSGEMVMRWVQVSIDEETLTKLAEETGGQYFRATDTDSLERIYAEIDRLEKSKVEEQRFTDYRELAVQPFQERGWSFPPLLFAAFGLLAGECALSATLLRRFP; from the coding sequence ATGACGTTCCATTCCCCTTCGATCTGGTTTGCGCTGTTGCTCTTGCTCGTCCCGCTGGTGGCCTGGCGTTTGTTCGTCAAGCGGCCTTGGTCGGCGGTAAAGTTCAGCTCGCTCGACGTGGCCCGGGCCACAGGCTCGACCTGGCGTACGCGACTCGCCTGGTTGCCCGCCGCGTTGCGAGTCGCCGCGCTGGTGGTGCTGGTCGTGGCCCTGGCTCGCCCGCAGTGGGGCAAGACGCTCACCACCACGGACGCCGAAGGCATCGCCATTCAGATGGTCGTCGACCGCTCGGGCAGCATGCGAGCCCACGACTTCGAGCTCGATGGCCAGCCGGTCGATCGACTGACGGCGCTCAAGCGCGTCGCGGCCGATTTCATCTCCGGCGGCGAGGGGCTGACCGGCCGCACGAATGACCTGGTCGGACTGATCACGTTCGCCCGCTTTGCCGACGCCACATGCCCGCTGACGCTCGATCACGGCTATACGGTCGACGCCTTGCGAACGTCGCAGATCGTGAGCGACGAACGTGAGGACGGCACCGCGATCGGCGATGCCCTGGGCCTGGCCGTCGAACGGCTGCAAGGACTCGAAGATAGCCGCCGCGACGGCGCGGCGCCGGTCAAGAGCAAGGTAATCGTGCTGCTGACCGACGGCGAGAACAACGCGGGGGATCTCGATCCACTGGCGGCCGCCACCGTGGCCAAGACCCTGGGCGTCAAGATCTACACGATCGGCGTCGGCACGCGAGGCGAAGCCCCCGTTCCAGTCGAAGATCCCTTCTCGGGCGAAATGGTCATGCGTTGGGTGCAGGTGAGCATCGACGAAGAGACGCTCACCAAGCTGGCCGAGGAAACCGGCGGCCAGTACTTCCGCGCCACCGACACCGACTCTCTCGAGCGCATCTACGCCGAGATCGACCGGTTGGAAAAATCGAAGGTCGAAGAACAACGGTTCACCGACTACCGCGAACTGGCCGTTCAGCCGTTCCAAGAGCGTGGCTGGAGCTTTCCCCCCCTGCTCTTCGCGGCGTTCGGCCTGCTGGCGGGCGAATGTGCCCTGAGCGCGACCCTGTTGCGACGGTTTCCGTAG
- a CDS encoding DUF58 domain-containing protein, producing MIPKDMLKKIRRVEIHTTHIVDSLMSGQYRSAFKGRGIEFEEVRPYFEGDDVRAIDWNVTARAGDPYIKQFREERELTVYLLVDLSASQDVGTQHQLKRELVAELGATLAFSAIKSDDKVGLILFTDQIEKVVPPGKRSKHVLRVIRELLYCQPIGSGTNITAALDHLNKTVDRRSVVFLISDFQDRGYERALRVARRRHDIIPIMIGDRREQELPNVGLVELADAETGEMMLVDTSSPAWRAEYKARAEAEHQTRKQLLRRLKMDPVTLATGEDFVEPLRRLFHKRGARRAR from the coding sequence ATGATTCCCAAGGACATGCTCAAGAAGATCCGTCGTGTCGAGATTCACACGACGCACATCGTCGACTCCTTGATGAGCGGGCAGTATCGTTCCGCCTTCAAGGGGCGCGGGATCGAGTTCGAAGAGGTGCGTCCCTACTTTGAAGGTGACGACGTTCGCGCCATCGACTGGAACGTCACCGCCCGGGCAGGCGATCCTTATATCAAGCAGTTTCGCGAAGAACGCGAACTCACCGTCTATCTGCTCGTCGATCTGAGCGCCTCGCAAGACGTCGGCACTCAGCATCAGCTCAAGCGCGAGCTGGTGGCCGAACTGGGCGCCACGCTCGCCTTCTCGGCCATCAAGAGCGACGACAAGGTCGGGCTGATCCTCTTCACCGATCAGATCGAGAAGGTGGTCCCCCCCGGCAAACGCTCGAAGCACGTGCTGCGGGTCATTCGCGAGCTGCTCTACTGTCAACCGATCGGCAGCGGGACGAACATCACCGCCGCGCTCGACCACTTGAACAAGACGGTCGATCGCCGCTCGGTGGTCTTTCTGATCAGCGACTTTCAGGACCGGGGCTACGAACGAGCCTTGCGCGTCGCGCGCCGCCGCCACGACATCATCCCGATCATGATCGGCGACCGCCGCGAACAGGAACTGCCGAACGTGGGCCTCGTCGAGTTAGCCGATGCCGAAACGGGCGAAATGATGCTCGTCGACACCTCGAGCCCCGCCTGGCGAGCGGAATACAAGGCACGTGCCGAGGCGGAGCATCAAACGCGCAAGCAGCTCCTGCGACGACTGAAAATGGATCCCGTCACGCTGGCGACCGGTGAAGATTTCGTCGAGCCGCTCCGCCGACTGTTCCACAAACGCGGAGCCCGGAGAGCACGATGA
- a CDS encoding AAA family ATPase: MATVHADSAHRRIAELGEEIKQRSQPFRQLVDEIGRVLVGQDRLIHQMLVGLLGNGHLLIEGVPGLAKTTAVASLSRGISTTFSRIQFTPDLLPADLVGTQIYRPQTQEFVVRKGPIFANLILADEINRAPAKVQSALLEAMQERQVTIGGETFPLDNPFLVMATQNPIEQEGTYPLPEAQVDRFMLKVIVGYPNREEEREILRRMARTRPTFAVSSVLTPAHIVSARELVDEIYVDPRIEDYVVDLIMATREPSKSGLPGLAELVQFGASPRATINLTLAAKASAFLRGRGYVVPQDVKDMAPDVLRHRVIVTYEAEAEEKTSADIVRMVLDHVAVP, encoded by the coding sequence ATGGCCACCGTCCACGCTGATTCCGCGCACCGACGTATCGCCGAACTGGGCGAAGAAATCAAGCAGCGCAGCCAACCCTTCCGCCAGCTCGTCGACGAAATCGGCCGCGTGCTCGTCGGCCAGGACCGGCTCATTCACCAGATGCTGGTGGGCCTGCTGGGCAACGGCCACTTGCTGATCGAAGGTGTGCCCGGTCTGGCCAAGACGACCGCCGTCGCCTCGCTGTCGCGCGGCATCTCGACCACCTTCAGCCGCATTCAGTTCACCCCCGACTTGCTGCCGGCCGATCTCGTCGGTACGCAGATCTATCGTCCGCAGACGCAAGAGTTCGTCGTGCGGAAGGGTCCGATCTTCGCCAACCTGATCCTGGCCGACGAAATCAATCGTGCGCCGGCCAAGGTACAGAGCGCCCTACTCGAAGCGATGCAAGAACGCCAGGTCACGATCGGCGGCGAGACGTTCCCGCTCGACAATCCGTTCCTCGTGATGGCCACGCAAAACCCGATCGAGCAGGAAGGGACCTACCCGCTGCCCGAAGCTCAGGTCGACCGCTTCATGCTCAAGGTCATCGTGGGCTATCCGAACCGGGAGGAGGAACGTGAGATTCTCCGCCGCATGGCCCGCACCCGTCCGACCTTTGCCGTAAGCTCGGTGCTGACGCCGGCGCATATCGTGTCGGCACGCGAACTGGTCGACGAGATCTATGTCGATCCGCGGATCGAGGATTACGTGGTGGATCTCATCATGGCGACGCGTGAACCGTCGAAGTCGGGTCTGCCCGGGCTGGCCGAGTTGGTGCAATTCGGCGCCTCGCCGCGCGCGACGATCAATCTGACCTTGGCCGCCAAGGCGAGCGCTTTCCTCCGCGGTCGTGGCTACGTCGTGCCGCAAGACGTGAAAGACATGGCCCCCGACGTGCTGCGTCACCGCGTCATCGTCACGTACGAAGCGGAAGCCGAGGAGAAGACCTCGGCCGACATCGTCCGCATGGTGCTCGATCACGTCGCCGTACCTTAA
- a CDS encoding neutral/alkaline non-lysosomal ceramidase N-terminal domain-containing protein: MHRFSLFRPLLRVSLALVAFSLIPAVTGPAAANAADKNTFAVGVAERDITPEGRLPMWGYAARHDALSEGTLDKLMAVALVIHAGDDKLAIVGTDIGRGPTPWMMEEIRNTLREKAGIEHVIISGSHSHHGPVIELTDRPGYGQGKYDDAVQYAKKLPQLLIDAILEADKNAKPARMGLAKQKLDYNRNRHTKREPKVTDPELAVLRFDDLDGQPIALLVNFAAHPVMTDDKLLKFSADYPGFMKRKVSGAMSVPVVFMQGAGGDMSPNPVDGRGGPENFGHALADRVLELAGSASTSVPEKPSVDGRVDHFHFGSRVNFKNPLITGVFSRAFFPELVKNFMEEYGDGLKPEMNTIVLNGNLAIVSGSGEFFSNHSNRLKERSYLDHTLFFGYANGHQLYFPTIEAASEGGYGADPTMSPVQLGAGEEMMNRALVNIYIMTGRFAPAATGLKDVK, encoded by the coding sequence ATGCACCGCTTCTCGCTGTTCCGTCCGTTGCTTCGTGTTAGCCTTGCGCTCGTCGCGTTTTCTCTGATTCCGGCCGTGACCGGGCCGGCTGCGGCGAATGCCGCCGACAAGAACACGTTTGCCGTGGGGGTGGCCGAGCGCGACATCACGCCCGAGGGGCGCTTGCCGATGTGGGGTTATGCCGCCCGGCACGATGCACTCTCCGAGGGGACGCTCGACAAGCTCATGGCCGTGGCCCTCGTCATTCACGCGGGCGACGACAAGCTGGCCATCGTCGGCACCGACATCGGTCGCGGTCCCACTCCCTGGATGATGGAAGAAATTCGCAACACGCTCCGCGAGAAGGCCGGCATCGAGCACGTCATTATCAGTGGCAGCCACTCGCATCACGGACCGGTGATCGAGCTCACCGATCGCCCGGGCTACGGCCAGGGGAAATACGACGACGCGGTGCAGTATGCCAAGAAGCTGCCGCAGCTTCTCATCGACGCGATCCTCGAAGCGGATAAGAACGCGAAACCGGCACGAATGGGCCTCGCCAAGCAAAAGCTCGACTACAATCGCAATCGTCACACGAAGCGCGAGCCGAAAGTGACCGATCCCGAACTGGCGGTGCTCCGCTTCGATGATCTCGACGGCCAGCCGATTGCGCTGCTGGTGAACTTCGCGGCCCATCCGGTGATGACCGATGACAAGCTTTTGAAGTTCTCGGCCGACTACCCGGGCTTCATGAAGCGGAAAGTCTCCGGCGCGATGTCGGTGCCGGTCGTCTTCATGCAGGGAGCGGGGGGCGATATGAGCCCGAACCCCGTCGACGGCCGCGGCGGACCGGAGAACTTCGGCCATGCCCTGGCCGATCGCGTGCTTGAACTCGCAGGCTCGGCATCCACCTCGGTGCCCGAAAAGCCCTCGGTCGACGGACGCGTCGATCACTTCCATTTCGGCTCGCGCGTGAATTTCAAGAACCCGCTCATTACCGGCGTGTTCTCCCGCGCGTTCTTCCCCGAGTTGGTGAAGAACTTCATGGAGGAGTACGGCGACGGCCTCAAGCCGGAGATGAACACCATCGTGCTCAACGGCAACCTGGCGATCGTGAGCGGCTCGGGCGAGTTCTTCTCGAACCACTCGAACCGTCTCAAGGAGCGTTCGTATCTCGATCACACGCTCTTCTTCGGCTATGCCAACGGGCACCAGTTGTACTTCCCGACGATCGAGGCCGCGTCCGAAGGCGGCTACGGCGCCGACCCGACCATGTCTCCCGTGCAACTCGGGGCGGGCGAAGAAATGATGAACCGGGCGCTCGTCAACATCTACATCATGACGGGCCGCTTCGCTCCGGCCGCCACCGGGCTCAAGGACGTGAAGTAG
- a CDS encoding glycosyltransferase family 39 protein, with protein MPISLPATNDGPRGEYFARLRPVLPWLILGLVLAANLALRWPLLDVPFERDEGEFAYGGQRLLAGEPPYRSCYAMKWPGIYAAYAGIELLFGQTTVGVHLGLILVTSINLVWMFLIGRRLLDDWGGVWSAAAFAALCYSRGVQPMTTQSQHFVLACALPGVLLLMHAWRSPRWRVWMLAGILFGMGALMKQHGAFLALTGVVGLAAGLFRDRDRRRSWLVTGIAFGGGLVLPLAITVGLLAWGGTLALFKLWTIDYARAYATNDALDFGIERLMLALSLQMPPIWPLLAAAAAGGVLIVLRRRTNEFGLLIAAWIVGSWLAFIPGWHFRPHYFFLIWPVVAVLAAIGLRWLASSPADTRAASPSQRVRLVVGVVTALMLVVWPVTTSARYLLTKSPWELSRLTYGYNPFNECPQVAEYIKAHSSPDDSIAVLGSQPQIYFLAQRRAATGHMYAYPLLEVQPYAVAMQQSMIEEITTARPKFIVHVHDWLQQPGVPTPILHWIPTYLAANYELRGCVEILSSLESHFAWDENAPRYEPKDFCIIEIYRRKEG; from the coding sequence ATGCCGATATCGCTACCCGCGACAAACGACGGACCTCGCGGCGAATACTTCGCAAGGTTGCGTCCCGTGCTCCCCTGGCTCATCCTCGGCCTGGTTCTCGCGGCGAACCTCGCCTTGCGGTGGCCCCTGCTCGACGTGCCCTTCGAGCGCGATGAAGGGGAGTTCGCCTACGGTGGTCAGCGGCTGCTGGCGGGCGAGCCCCCCTACCGCTCCTGCTATGCCATGAAGTGGCCAGGCATCTACGCCGCCTACGCCGGTATCGAGCTGCTTTTTGGACAAACCACCGTCGGCGTCCATCTGGGATTGATCCTCGTGACGAGCATCAATCTCGTCTGGATGTTCCTGATCGGGCGACGACTGCTCGACGACTGGGGAGGCGTTTGGAGCGCGGCGGCGTTTGCCGCCTTGTGCTACAGCCGGGGCGTTCAGCCGATGACCACGCAATCGCAGCATTTCGTGCTCGCCTGCGCGCTGCCTGGTGTTTTGCTGTTGATGCATGCATGGCGTTCGCCTCGCTGGAGAGTGTGGATGCTGGCCGGCATTCTGTTCGGCATGGGCGCCCTGATGAAGCAGCACGGCGCCTTCCTGGCGCTGACCGGTGTCGTCGGTCTCGCCGCGGGTTTATTCCGCGACCGCGATCGGCGGCGGTCGTGGCTCGTGACGGGAATCGCGTTTGGCGGCGGCCTCGTCCTGCCGTTGGCCATCACCGTCGGTCTGTTAGCGTGGGGCGGAACCTTGGCCCTGTTCAAGCTCTGGACGATCGACTACGCGCGGGCCTACGCGACCAACGATGCGCTGGACTTTGGCATCGAACGATTGATGCTCGCACTCTCCCTGCAAATGCCGCCGATCTGGCCGCTGCTAGCGGCGGCCGCCGCCGGCGGAGTGCTGATCGTGCTGCGTCGTCGCACCAATGAATTCGGTCTCTTGATCGCTGCCTGGATCGTCGGCTCGTGGCTGGCCTTTATACCTGGCTGGCACTTCCGCCCTCACTATTTCTTCCTGATCTGGCCCGTCGTGGCGGTGCTGGCGGCAATCGGCCTGCGCTGGTTGGCGAGCTCGCCCGCCGATACGCGAGCGGCCTCGCCATCGCAGCGCGTGCGACTCGTCGTGGGCGTCGTCACGGCCCTGATGCTCGTTGTGTGGCCGGTGACGACCTCGGCCCGGTATCTGCTGACCAAATCCCCTTGGGAGCTATCGCGACTCACCTACGGATACAACCCGTTCAACGAATGTCCTCAAGTGGCTGAGTACATCAAGGCGCACAGCAGCCCGGACGACTCGATTGCCGTGTTGGGCTCGCAACCGCAGATTTATTTTCTGGCGCAGCGTCGCGCCGCGACGGGGCACATGTACGCCTATCCCTTGCTCGAGGTGCAGCCGTACGCCGTGGCGATGCAGCAGAGCATGATCGAAGAGATCACCACGGCCAGGCCCAAGTTCATCGTCCACGTACACGACTGGCTTCAGCAGCCGGGAGTCCCCACTCCGATCCTGCACTGGATTCCGACCTATCTGGCAGCGAACTACGAGCTGCGGGGTTGCGTCGAGATTCTTTCCTCCCTGGAATCGCACTTCGCCTGGGACGAAAATGCCCCCCGGTACGAGCCGAAAGACTTCTGCATCATCGAGATTTACCGCCGCAAGGAGGGCTGA
- a CDS encoding glycosyltransferase family 39 protein: protein MSALAESTTELRGDAAPPVARPWLPWLAVIVILIANLALRWPLLEMPLERDEGEFAYGGQMLLEGEPPYRSFYAMKWPGIYVAYAAIEVLFGKTTVGIHQGLLLATSINIVWMFLIGRRLLDGWGGVWTAAAFAALCYSPAVEPMSTQSQHFVLMFALPAILLLVHAWRSPRVALWLLSGICFGIGALMKQHGAFLALTGFAGLAAGLIQAPEARKKWLASGAAFLFGLALPLALTAALLLWSGTFESFKLWTIDYARAYATNDTFDVGLGRLMRALRSQVPPVWPLLLASLGGLVLVVKRWRTSEFGLLLVTWTVGSVLATIPGWHFRAHYFFLVWPALAALAGICLRELAAQPERSVESPGPHRTRLIVGVLAALVLLLWPVATSARFLLTKSHWELSRKTYGIDPFNECPIVAEYLKSHTDPDDTIAVLGSQPQIYFLAQRRAATGHMYAYPLLEVHPYAQKMQESMIDEIRASKPKFIVLVQDWIYTPGAPTLILDWTASYLETHYELCGWVEIVSPEKSRFEWDENAKQYTPEKYGIIQVFRRRDR from the coding sequence ATGTCTGCGTTGGCGGAATCGACGACCGAACTTCGCGGCGATGCTGCGCCACCTGTTGCGCGCCCGTGGCTGCCCTGGCTCGCCGTGATCGTGATTCTGATCGCGAATCTCGCGCTGCGCTGGCCGCTGCTCGAGATGCCGCTCGAGCGTGACGAGGGAGAGTTCGCCTACGGCGGACAAATGCTGCTCGAGGGAGAGCCCCCCTACCGGTCGTTTTATGCCATGAAATGGCCGGGCATCTACGTCGCCTATGCCGCGATCGAGGTCCTCTTCGGCAAGACCACCGTCGGCATCCACCAGGGCCTGCTGCTGGCCACCAGCATCAACATCGTGTGGATGTTCTTGATCGGGCGACGCTTGCTCGACGGCTGGGGTGGGGTCTGGACGGCGGCCGCTTTTGCCGCGTTGTGCTACAGCCCGGCCGTCGAACCCATGTCGACGCAGTCGCAGCACTTCGTACTCATGTTCGCCTTGCCGGCGATCCTGCTCCTCGTGCATGCCTGGCGTTCGCCACGCGTCGCGCTATGGTTGCTTTCGGGCATCTGCTTCGGCATCGGCGCGCTGATGAAACAGCACGGCGCCTTCCTGGCGCTGACCGGTTTTGCCGGCCTGGCCGCGGGGTTGATTCAGGCCCCAGAAGCGCGCAAGAAGTGGCTGGCATCCGGAGCGGCCTTCCTCTTCGGGCTGGCCTTGCCCCTGGCCCTGACCGCCGCACTGTTGCTGTGGAGCGGCACGTTCGAATCGTTCAAGTTGTGGACGATCGACTACGCCAGGGCTTACGCCACGAACGACACGTTCGACGTGGGCCTCGGGCGCCTGATGCGCGCGTTGCGCAGCCAGGTGCCCCCGGTGTGGCCACTGCTGTTGGCGTCGCTGGGGGGACTCGTGCTCGTCGTCAAGCGCTGGCGCACGAGTGAATTCGGCCTGCTCCTGGTGACGTGGACCGTGGGATCGGTGCTCGCCACGATCCCCGGCTGGCATTTCCGCGCGCATTACTTCTTTCTCGTGTGGCCGGCGCTCGCGGCGCTCGCCGGGATCTGCCTGCGCGAGCTGGCCGCGCAACCGGAGCGTTCCGTCGAGTCCCCCGGTCCCCACCGCACCCGGCTCATCGTCGGCGTCTTGGCCGCGCTGGTGCTGCTGCTCTGGCCTGTCGCGACTTCGGCACGGTTCCTGCTCACGAAGTCGCACTGGGAACTGTCTCGCAAAACGTACGGCATCGACCCCTTCAACGAATGCCCGATCGTCGCCGAGTATCTCAAATCGCACACCGACCCCGACGACACGATCGCCGTGCTGGGCTCGCAGCCGCAGATTTACTTTCTGGCGCAGCGCCGCGCGGCGACGGGGCACATGTACGCCTATCCCTTGCTCGAAGTGCATCCCTACGCACAGAAGATGCAAGAGAGCATGATCGACGAGATTCGTGCCTCGAAGCCCAAGTTCATCGTGCTAGTACAGGATTGGATTTACACCCCAGGCGCCCCCACGTTGATCCTGGACTGGACTGCCAGTTATCTCGAAACGCACTACGAGCTCTGCGGCTGGGTGGAGATTGTCTCTCCGGAAAAATCTCGCTTCGAATGGGACGAGAACGCCAAGCAGTACACGCCGGAAAAGTACGGCATCATCCAGGTCTTCCGCCGGCGCGATCGGTAA
- a CDS encoding Gfo/Idh/MocA family oxidoreductase, protein MTKPLNIGMIGYGFMGRAHSNAYRQVNQFFPLEYRPVLKACCARKEDKIRAFAENWGYESYETDWRKLVERDDIDVIDIGSPNNTHRDIVLAAAERGKMILCEKPLAMNLAEGEEMVAAVEKAGVPNMVWFNYRRVPAISLARQVVDEGRIGRPFHYRATYLQDWTIAEDVPQGGAALWRLDLDVAGSGVTGDLLAHSIDTALWLNGPITRVTAATETFVKERVHAETGKKQPVGIDDACMFLAVFANGSMGTFESTRYARGRKNYNTFELNGERGSVFFDLEDPHILQYFKYADPATGKKIESHLTGWQRVNVTNPEHPYMNRWWVPGCTIGYEHTFINALADFLESLSTKKPVQPDFRSALETQRVCEAVLASAKSGRWVEIEQS, encoded by the coding sequence ATGACCAAACCTCTGAATATCGGCATGATCGGCTACGGGTTCATGGGCCGCGCCCATTCGAACGCCTATCGTCAGGTCAACCAATTCTTCCCCCTCGAGTACCGCCCGGTGCTCAAGGCCTGCTGCGCGCGAAAGGAAGACAAGATCCGGGCCTTTGCCGAGAACTGGGGCTACGAATCGTACGAGACCGATTGGCGCAAGCTAGTCGAACGCGATGACATCGACGTGATCGACATCGGCTCGCCGAACAACACGCATCGCGACATCGTGCTGGCCGCCGCCGAGCGGGGCAAGATGATCCTGTGCGAAAAGCCCCTGGCGATGAATCTCGCCGAAGGCGAAGAGATGGTCGCCGCGGTCGAGAAGGCCGGCGTGCCGAACATGGTCTGGTTCAACTATCGGCGCGTTCCTGCGATTTCGCTGGCCAGGCAGGTGGTCGACGAAGGACGCATCGGTCGCCCCTTTCATTACCGCGCCACCTATCTGCAAGACTGGACGATTGCCGAAGACGTACCCCAAGGGGGCGCCGCGTTGTGGCGTCTCGATCTCGACGTCGCCGGATCGGGCGTGACGGGCGATTTGCTGGCCCACTCGATCGACACCGCCCTCTGGCTCAACGGCCCCATCACGCGCGTCACCGCCGCGACCGAAACGTTCGTCAAGGAACGCGTCCATGCCGAGACGGGCAAGAAGCAGCCCGTCGGCATCGACGACGCCTGCATGTTCCTGGCCGTCTTCGCCAATGGCTCGATGGGCACGTTCGAAAGCACGCGCTACGCCCGCGGACGCAAGAACTACAACACGTTCGAGTTGAACGGCGAACGGGGCAGCGTCTTCTTCGATCTCGAAGACCCACACATTCTGCAGTATTTCAAGTACGCCGACCCGGCGACGGGCAAGAAGATCGAAAGCCACCTTACCGGCTGGCAGCGCGTCAACGTGACCAATCCCGAGCATCCCTACATGAACCGCTGGTGGGTGCCGGGCTGTACGATCGGCTACGAGCACACGTTCATCAACGCCCTGGCCGACTTCCTCGAAAGCCTTTCGACGAAGAAGCCGGTGCAGCCCGACTTCCGCTCAGCGCTGGAGACGCAGCGCGTCTGCGAGGCGGTGCTCGCTAGCGCCAAGTCGGGACGCTGGGTCGAGATCGAGCAGTCCTGA
- a CDS encoding sugar phosphate isomerase/epimerase — MSKRISIGTWAYSIGPYADNPVPFTEVVEKLHALKFDGLELGGFGVHPNPDLQKTPEERAQVRELWESRGMGCSGLAADLWSEKLITAADDSSYMATFRKNVKFCNDLGIEVIRVDTTEDPGVLGQIKGEPKKETIVDYDTALKRVAATWRRCAQEAADAGVRVVWEFEPGFAFNKPSDVLNVLDAVDHDNFLLMFDTCHANMVAVHGSRQPGERETLKGGIKELAEKVQGKIGRVHLIDSDDTLHDNHTSTHPPFGEGNLQFDEFMPAIVAAGCPDDWWTIDLCFWPDAWKATEKCKQGIDVLAKKYG, encoded by the coding sequence ATGTCGAAACGAATCTCGATTGGAACCTGGGCCTATTCGATCGGCCCCTATGCGGACAATCCCGTCCCCTTCACCGAAGTGGTCGAGAAGTTGCACGCCCTGAAGTTCGACGGCTTGGAACTGGGAGGCTTCGGCGTCCATCCGAACCCCGACCTGCAAAAGACCCCCGAGGAACGAGCCCAGGTGCGCGAACTGTGGGAATCGCGCGGCATGGGCTGCAGCGGCCTGGCCGCGGACCTGTGGAGCGAAAAGCTCATCACCGCCGCGGACGATTCCTCCTACATGGCCACGTTTCGCAAGAACGTGAAGTTCTGCAACGACCTGGGCATCGAGGTGATTCGCGTCGATACGACGGAAGATCCGGGCGTGCTCGGCCAGATCAAGGGAGAGCCGAAGAAGGAGACGATCGTCGATTACGACACGGCGCTCAAGCGCGTGGCCGCAACCTGGCGTCGCTGTGCGCAAGAGGCGGCCGACGCCGGCGTGCGCGTCGTGTGGGAGTTCGAGCCCGGCTTTGCCTTCAACAAGCCGAGCGACGTGCTTAACGTGCTCGACGCGGTCGATCACGACAATTTCCTGCTCATGTTCGACACCTGCCACGCGAACATGGTGGCGGTCCATGGCTCGCGCCAGCCGGGGGAGCGCGAAACGCTCAAGGGGGGCATCAAGGAACTGGCCGAGAAGGTGCAGGGCAAGATCGGCCGCGTCCACCTGATCGACTCGGACGACACGCTGCACGACAACCACACGAGCACCCACCCCCCCTTCGGCGAGGGGAATCTCCAGTTCGACGAGTTCATGCCGGCGATCGTGGCGGCGGGCTGCCCCGACGATTGGTGGACGATCGATCTCTGCTTCTGGCCCGATGCCTGGAAGGCCACGGAGAAGTGCAAGCAGGGGATCGACGTGCTCGCCAAGAAATACGGCTAA